In a genomic window of Paracoccaceae bacterium:
- the lipB gene encoding lipoyl(octanoyl) transferase LipB yields MVEWITSDGLTEFRAAEAWMEARADAIALGQARECIWLVEHPPLYSAGTSARAEDLVDRDRFPTYATRRGGQYTYHGPGQRVAYVMLDVGARGRDVRRFVEQLETWVIQTLAQFNVKGHIRPGRVGVWVERPDKPSPGAGAMAEDKIAAIGIRLRKWISFHGISINVEPDLTHFSGIVPCGITEHGVTSLVDLGYPVTMADVDVALRQQFAGVFGDQPTAAEKGGHAARLQQQLAENS; encoded by the coding sequence ATGGTGGAATGGATCACAAGCGACGGTCTGACGGAATTTCGCGCGGCCGAGGCGTGGATGGAGGCGCGCGCCGATGCCATTGCCCTTGGGCAGGCGCGTGAATGCATCTGGCTGGTGGAACACCCGCCGCTCTATTCTGCCGGCACCAGCGCCAGGGCTGAGGATCTGGTCGATCGGGACCGGTTTCCCACCTATGCAACGCGCCGTGGCGGGCAATATACCTATCACGGCCCCGGTCAACGCGTCGCCTACGTGATGCTGGATGTTGGCGCGCGCGGGCGCGATGTGCGCCGGTTTGTGGAACAGTTGGAAACCTGGGTGATCCAGACTTTGGCGCAGTTCAACGTTAAAGGTCATATTCGTCCCGGTCGGGTCGGTGTCTGGGTCGAGCGCCCCGACAAGCCATCACCCGGCGCGGGCGCGATGGCTGAGGATAAAATTGCGGCCATCGGCATCCGGCTGCGCAAATGGATCAGCTTTCACGGCATTTCGATCAATGTGGAACCCGACCTGACCCATTTTTCCGGCATCGTGCCCTGCGGGATCACCGAACATGGTGTCACCAGCCTGGTTGATCTGGGCTATCCGGTCACGATGGCGGATGTGGATGTGGCGCTGCGCCAGCAGTTTGCCGGTGTTTTCGGGGATCAGCCCACCGCAGCAGAAAAAGGCGGGCACGCCGCGCGCCTTCAGCAACAGCTCGCTGAAAATTCCTGA